The following proteins are encoded in a genomic region of Pyrus communis chromosome 11, drPyrComm1.1, whole genome shotgun sequence:
- the LOC137749376 gene encoding probable 2-oxoglutarate-dependent dioxygenase AOP1, which translates to MGSETQPKLPVIDLSDENLKPDTDAWLLACKEIKDALEEYGCFEAIYHKVPLELHNSIFSAMEDLFGLPLETKMQKTSDRPYHSYIGQYSFLPLYESLAVDNPTTVDGSQGFTNIMWPQGNDHFCETVHSTSKLVAELSQMVTRMVFDVYGVQRLYNSHMESTTYQLRCLKYRTPEENETNMGLQPHTDKTFISIVNQNQVNGLQIRTKDGQWIDVNPSPSSFLILAGDAFMAWSNDRVPSCEHQIIMKENKTRYSLGLFSFKSGIIQVPEELIDEKHPLLYKPFDHFSFLDFGRTPEARKLLRTIKAYCGV; encoded by the exons ATGGGGTCAGAAACTCAGCCTAAGCTTCCTGTTATAGATTTATCTGATGAAAACTTGAAGCCCGATACAGATGCATGGCTCTTGGCATGCAAAGAAATCAAGGATGCACTAGAAGAGTATGGCTGCTTCGAAGCTATTTACCATAAAGTTCCTCTGGAACTTCACAACTCCATTTTTTCTGCGATGGAAGATCTATTTGGTCTTCCATTAGAAACTAAAATGCAAAAGACCAGTGATAGGCCTTACCACAGCTATATTGGACAATATTCATTCCTTCCTCTCTACGAATCCTTGGCGGTCGATAATCCAACAACTGTTGACGGATCTCAAGGTTTCACAAACATCATGTGGCCTCAAGGAAATGACCATTTTTG TGAAACTGTTCATTCCACCTCAAAGCTGGTAGCAGAATTGAGTCAAATGGTGACAAGAATGGTTTTTGATGTGTACGGTGTGCAGAGGCTTTATAACTCTCACATGGAATCAACTACATACCAGCTTAGATGCCTTAAGTATAGAACACCAGAAGAGAATGAAACTAATATGGGACTGCAACCTCACACAGACAAGACCTTCATATCCATAGTGAATCAAAATCAGGTGAATGGTTTGCAGATTCGAACAAAGGATGGTCAGTGGATTGATGTGAACCCTTCACCTTCATCTTTTCTAATCTTGGCAGGCGATGCATTCATG GCATGGAGCAATGACAGAGTACCCTCTTGTGAACATCAAATCATCATGAAAGAGAACAAAACCAGATACTCCCTAGGACTGTTCTCATTCAAAAGTGGGATTATACAAGTACCTGAAGAGCTAATTGATGAGAAACATCCCTTATTGTACAAGCCATTTGATCATTTCAGTTTCCTTGACTTCGGTCGAACACCAGAGGCAAGGAAGTTGTTGCGTACTATCAAAGCCTACTGTGGTGTGTGA